CAGCGCGTTCCCGCACGGCGTGGATCCGGACAACACGAACATCCGCCTCGCGCCGTCGCTGCCGCCGTTGGATGAGGTCGCGGAGGCCATGGACGGCGTAGCTACCTGCGTGCTGCTCGCCGCGGTGGAGCGGCGCGAGGGCTCGGCCGACGCCGGCGCGCAGGGCGTGGAGCACGCCGAGGAAGGAGCTGAGCGCTAGCGTGACCGGCGACGACATTGTTGCTTGGATCGATTCCCTCTTCCCGGGCGTGCGGCTCACGCTTTTCGACGGCCTCCCAGTCGCCACCTCGAAGCACAACGGCGTGCCGGTGGCGGTGACGGCGGGTTTTTCAAACGTCGATAGTGGCCTGCGCCTGGACGGGGACGAGGCGACGCACGTGCGCTGCGAGCTTGCCGTGCGCGGCAACGTGGATCCGTTCACGCTGAGCTCCACGGTGGTGCGGGCGGCGCGCGAAATCGCCGCGCTGGGCATCCCCGCACAGCCCGGGGTTTTGCTGGAGGGGCTCGCCGCGGGCAAGGTCCGGCACGGGTGGCTGCGGGAGCCCTTGCTTTTCGACGCCGGCACACCCCACCTCAAAGAACCCGGCCAAATCACCCTCCTTCTGGAGCTTGTCCTGCTTACCGACGATGAATTTTCCATCGCCTCAGAGCAGGGCCCCGACGTGCTGCAGCGCCGCCTGCGCCGCCGT
Above is a genomic segment from Corynebacterium sp. CNCTC7651 containing:
- a CDS encoding suppressor of fused domain protein, giving the protein MTGDDIVAWIDSLFPGVRLTLFDGLPVATSKHNGVPVAVTAGFSNVDSGLRLDGDEATHVRCELAVRGNVDPFTLSSTVVRAAREIAALGIPAQPGVLLEGLAAGKVRHGWLREPLLFDAGTPHLKEPGQITLLLELVLLTDDEFSIASEQGPDVLQRRLRRRGVDVTDWYRD